From the genome of Eucalyptus grandis isolate ANBG69807.140 chromosome 2, ASM1654582v1, whole genome shotgun sequence, one region includes:
- the LOC104417884 gene encoding heme-binding protein 2 yields the protein MEVVSPRSSAIATCAAALLLLLGAALLCSAAESPPYTVVHQESDFEVRLYRESTWMSAPVRDISFEKATLNGFHRLFQFIQGANLNFSRIPMTFPVVTSIVPEAGPLHSWAYSVRFYLPPKFQADPPTPLPELDLKPHVWENHCVAVRRFSGFAKDENIVREAEKLASSLSRSPWANMTSSESSYAYSIAQYNSPFRVIGRVNEVWVDVVAPGSNGCEFSGVATY from the exons atggaggtGGTCTCCCCGAGGTCGTCCGCGATCGCCACGTGCGCCGCcgcccttctcctcctcctcggcgcCGCGCTCCTGTGCAGCGCCGCCGAGTCGCCGCCGTACACGGTGGTCCATCAGGAGTCGGACTTCGAGGTCCGCCTCTACCGGGAGTCCACGTGGATGTCCGCCCCCGTCCGCGACATCTCCTTCGAGAAGGCCACCCTCAACGGCTTCCACAG GTTGTTCCAGTTCATTCAAGGCGCCAACTTGAACTTCTCCAGGATCCCGATGACGTTCCCCGTCGTGACGAGCATCGTCCCGGAAGCCGGGCCGCTCCACTCGTGGGCCTACTCCGTCCGGTTCTACCTGCCGCCCAAGTTCCAGGCCGACCCCCCGACCCCTCTCCCCGAGCTCGACCTGAAGCCGCACGTGTGGGAGAACCACTGCGTCGCGGTCAGGAGGTTCTCCGGGTTCGCGAAGGACGAGAACATCGTCCGGGAGGCGGAGAAGCTCGCGTCCAGCTTGAGCAGGTCGCCTTGGGCTAACATGACCTCCTCCGAGAGTAGCTACGCCTACTCGATCGCGCAGTATAATTCTCCTTTCCGTGTGATCGGTCGCGTTAATGAAGTCTGGGTCGATGTCGTCGCGCCTGGATCAAATGGCTGTGAGTTCAGTGGAGTTGCTACATATTGA
- the LOC104417876 gene encoding phosphatidylinositol transfer protein CSR1, which produces MALRASHALRRPFPSPLVPSKPAVRTGAFSVRCSSFGSPHEARKLVLEVKQKLERDYSSLPVGKNGRDDEDMIYWFLKDRKFVVEDAVTKLTKAIKWRQEFKVSELTEESVKSIAETGKAYVHDFLDVNDHPVLVVVVSKHFPAAQEPIENEKLCTFLIEKALSKLPDGKEEILGIFDLRGFGTENADLKFLAFVFDVFYYYYPKRLGQVLFVEAPFVFQPIWQLAKPILKSYASLVRFCSVETVRSEYFTVETLPANFRE; this is translated from the exons ATGGCTCTCCGTGCGAGCCACGCGCTCCGCCGTCCGTTCCCGTCGCCGCTCGTTCCGAGCAAGCCCGCCGTCCGGACCGGCGCGTTCTCGGTCCGCTGTTCTAGTTTCGGCTCCCCCCACGAGGCTCGCAAG TTGGTTTTGGAAGTGAAGCAGAAGCTTGAAAGAGACTACAGTAGCCTTCCCGTGGGTAAGAATGGAAGAGATGATGAAGACATGATTTACTGGTTCTTGAAGGACAGGAAGTTTGTTGTCGAAGATGCGGTCACGAAGCTGACTAAAGCCATT AAATGGCGTCAAGAGTTCAAAGTGTCCGAGTTGACTGAAGAATCTGTGAAAAGCATAGCGGAAACTGGAAAGGCATATGTGCATGACTTTCTTGATGTCAATGACCACCCTGTGCTTGTAGTGGTGGTGTCAAAGCACTTTCCTGCC GCTCAGGAACCTATTGAAAATGAGAAACTGTGCACGTTTTTGATTGAAAAGGCACTGAGCAAGCTTCCAGATGGAAAAGAAGAGATTCTTGGGATATTTGACCTTCGAGGATTTGGTACTGAGAATGCAGATCTTAAGTTCTTGGCTTTTGTG TTTGATGTGTTTTACTATTACTATCCCAAGCGATTAGGACAGGTCCTCTTTGTGGAAGCCCCATTTGTCTTCCAGCCAATATGGCAACTAGCAAAGCCTATACTGAAATCATATGCTTCTCTG GTGAGATTTTGCTCTGTGGAGACAGTCAGGAGTGAATATTTCACAGTAGAAACACTGCCAGCTAACTTCAGGGAGTGA
- the LOC104417894 gene encoding probable apyrase 7 produces MDPKSPSKVKTSSAGFGRYRGALKIGVVIVLAGLSLLLLLSGWHLGWKSVVSRDPGRSYFTVVVDCGSTGTRVNVYEWMLRGANESELPVLVNSYPDSLIKNQTSNSSCQYHCLQTEPGLDRFIGNASGVRAALEPLINWAKKWVPEERHPETLIFVLATAGLRRMAVKDATRVLDDVEAVVREHAFVYKRSWIRVLHGKEEAFYGWVALNYKMGRLGNQSRLSTLGLLDLGGSSLQVAMEVHDSVNHEQLVRLKVGSIEHRVLAYSFPAFGLRAAFERTLVMLTQNETLRQRDGNYILSHPCLNPNYVQNYTCYNCHAVNTTDEIFLGSTKQKAEFSIMNVIGDPNWEECRMLARAAAANSSYLKHSSAVVGKSRKEDVFYHNGGDWQNITGVALPDMAFHALSGFFAVYSKLRLSGRANFTRLLEKGHRLCSESWINSSHITEHGNYGGQFCFQVPYLASLIDEALHVGDRHIIIGPGDISWTLGASLVEGKFIQLRPFKAETALSSFKIKTVGSIPSPVFLFVLLLCLGAFVYRRQIKLPMPQKKGAAGISLPLCNPRRQRSL; encoded by the exons ATGGATCCGAAGTCGCCTTCGAAAGTCAAGACCTCTAGTGCCGGATTTGGGCGTTATAGGGGGGCGCTGAAGATTGGTGTCGTGATTGTTCTTGCTGGGTTgtcgttgttgttgttattgagTGGTTGGCATTTGGGCTGGAAAAGTGTCGTGTCTCGTGATCCTGGACGGTCCTACTTTACGGTTGTCGTGGACTGTGGAAGCACCGGCACGCGTGTGAACGTGTATGAGTGGATGTTGAGAGGTGCAAATGAATCGGAGCTGCCGGTTCTGGTGAATTCTTACCCTGATAGTTTGATCAAGAACCAGACTTCCAACAGCTCCTGTCAGTATCACTGTCTGCAAACTGAGCCCGGTTTAGATAGGTTCATTGGCAATGCTAGCGGAGTGAGGGCTGCTCTGGAACCGTTGATAAACTGGGCAAAAAAGTGGGTGCCCGAAGAAAGACATCCGGAGACTCTGATTTTTGTTCTCGCGACTGCTGGACTCAGGAGGATGGCAGTTAAGGATGCAACGAGGGTCCTGGACGATGTCGAAGCTGTTGTCAGGGAACATGCGTTTGTTTATAAGAGAAGCTGGATAAGGGTATTGCACGGAAAAGAGGAGGCATTCTATGGTTGGGTAGCTCTGAATTACAAAATGGGGAGACTTGGAAATCAATCTAGGTTGAGCACTTTGGGGCTTCTCGACTTGGGAGGTTCCTCGTTGCAGGTAGCAATGGAAGTACATGATTCAGTGAACCATGAGCAGTTGGTAAGACTGAAGGTTGGTTCTATCGAACATCGGGTATTAGCCTACTCGTTTCCAGCATTTGGATTGCGAGCGGCATTTGAACGGACCCTCGTCATGCTAACACAAAATGAAACACTAAGACAGAGGGATGGTAACTATATCCTTAGCCACCCTTGTCTGAATCCAAACTATGTGCAGAACTATACCTGCTATAATTGCCACGCAGTGAATACCactgatgaaatatttttgggcagTACAAAGCAAAAGGCAGAGTTTAGTATTATGAATGTCATTGGAGATCCAAACTGGGAAGAGTGCAGAATGCTTGCAAGGGCTGCTGCTGCCAATTCAAGTTACTTAAAGCACTCGTCTGCAGTAGTTGGTAAAAGCAGGAAAGAGGACGTCTTTTACCACAATG GTGGTGACTGGCAAAACATCACAGGGGTTGCCCTGCCTGATATGGCTTTTCATGCTTTATCAGGATTTTTTGCTGTTTACAGTAAGTTAAGATTAAGCGGTAGAGCTAATTTCACACGATTGCTGGAGAAAGGTCATCGACTATGTTCAGAATCAtggatcaattcaagccacatCACTGAACATGGAAACTATGGAGGACAATTTTGCTTTCAGGTGCCTTATTTGGCGTCGCTTATCGACGAGGCGCTCCATGTCGGTGACAGGCATATCATAATCGGTCCAGGGGATATATCTTGGACTTTGGGAGCTTCTTTGGTCGAGGGCAAATTTATACAATTGCGTCCCTTCAAAGCCGAGACGGCACTGTCgtcttttaaaattaaaacagTGGGCTCCATCCCATCCCCTGTTTTTCTCTTTGTCCTACTTTTATGCTTGGGAGCTTTCGTTTACCGTCGACAGATCAAGCTGCCTATGCCCCAAAAGAAGGGTGCTGCTGGGATTTCACTGCCATTATGTAATCCTAGACGCCAAAGAAGCCTATAA